A single genomic interval of Thermodesulfobium sp. 4217-1 harbors:
- a CDS encoding DUF4113 domain-containing protein, whose product MSLENFESFFALIDCNNFYVSCERLFNPSLLNKPVVVLSNNDGCIIARSNEAKALGVKMGAPYFQIRGYLERNGAVVISSNYEIYEDISKRFINIIRSKICFVEAYSIDEAFIELKGILKKKRFEFCKELKDEIYRLIGIPVSIGIGRTKTLAKVANKIAKRHKDLNGVFDITDNEEGALRNFEAKDIWGIGKSKANYLKSIGIQNALELSMIDDSFAKKSLSIKGLATVLELRGIKCIKLQEERPKQKEIIVSRSFGTDVDNFKSLRESVSYFAITAVNNMRSLDLYAKTLFVFITSSPFKENFCSYQKEVNFDFYTQDVFLILNAAEDCLNDIFKCNVNYKKAGVILKNLSTRQAALGNLFTSLEDENKYNLMRSIDLLNKKIKKDAVFFAVEGVDKIWQARRDHKIANLASEIDII is encoded by the coding sequence ATGTCATTAGAAAACTTTGAAAGTTTTTTCGCGCTAATAGATTGCAACAACTTTTACGTGTCTTGCGAAAGATTGTTTAATCCAAGTCTACTAAACAAACCTGTCGTGGTATTGTCAAACAATGACGGTTGTATAATCGCAAGATCCAATGAAGCAAAGGCATTAGGAGTAAAAATGGGCGCTCCATACTTTCAAATAAGGGGTTATTTAGAAAGAAACGGGGCTGTGGTTATTTCATCAAATTATGAAATATATGAAGACATATCAAAAAGGTTTATAAACATAATAAGATCCAAAATATGTTTCGTAGAAGCATACTCAATAGATGAGGCATTCATAGAATTAAAGGGGATATTGAAAAAGAAAAGATTTGAATTTTGCAAAGAGCTAAAAGATGAAATATATCGTCTTATAGGCATACCTGTCTCGATAGGCATAGGGAGAACAAAAACCCTTGCAAAGGTTGCAAACAAGATAGCCAAAAGACACAAAGACCTAAATGGCGTATTTGATATAACTGACAATGAAGAGGGGGCCTTAAGAAACTTTGAAGCAAAAGACATTTGGGGGATTGGCAAGAGCAAGGCTAATTACTTGAAAAGCATAGGCATACAGAATGCCTTAGAATTATCAATGATAGACGACTCATTTGCCAAAAAATCTCTTAGCATAAAGGGGTTGGCTACAGTACTCGAGCTGAGGGGGATAAAGTGTATAAAGCTACAAGAAGAAAGACCCAAACAAAAAGAAATAATAGTATCAAGATCTTTTGGAACCGATGTTGATAACTTCAAAAGCTTAAGAGAGAGCGTGTCTTACTTTGCGATTACTGCTGTAAATAATATGAGAAGCTTAGATTTATATGCCAAAACTCTATTTGTTTTTATAACGTCAAGCCCATTCAAAGAGAATTTTTGCTCTTATCAAAAAGAAGTTAACTTCGATTTCTATACGCAGGATGTATTTCTTATATTAAATGCGGCCGAAGACTGCCTAAATGATATATTTAAATGCAACGTAAATTACAAAAAAGCGGGAGTTATATTAAAAAACCTATCGACAAGACAGGCCGCATTGGGAAATTTATTTACAAGTTTAGAAGACGAAAATAAATACAATCTTATGAGGTCTATCGATCTGCTGAACAAGAAAATAAAGAAAGACGCAGTTTTCTTCGCAGTTGAAGGAGTAGATAAAATTTGGCAAGCAAGAAGGGATCACAAAATAGCTAACCTAGCAAGTGAAATAGACATTATTTAA
- a CDS encoding L-lactate permease: MDFLLAISPIVLILLGMTIFARSGFLMSVVAWIFTFFLALIFFKTPFDICLNATIFGILKSLSISLAVFFTMLLIFIMKITKALDSIAYRLKSTCKTKEEQIMFLGLGFGSLATSLGVVTPALFPPLLLALGFSPVTSIAISVLCYDPLTSFALLSIPITVPSEVAWQAFKIQPQGITNLENFINSFTLNISIFLPFISVGFAFVMLYFVDGIKSIKKGFLSALLSGLVLGLSCLFFSITKIFPVQIIGTLSGFVTMIFVLIYQKITNAQKEAVEEEKKPEMSLLRAVSPWILLFSFALITNLPGNSKFLSDLPGKYEIIPLYKNQLVDLNVLSSIWFWIMITAILSVFLLKPTKDQLSSTIKLWLKRSFSPFVAYSICFSIAMIMAWSAMSNNSGVLVPGTYYSSFNMDRIIAIKIAMLSGVVFTTLIPYLGLIGSFIGGSETASNVFFAKILYESVKSVGYENYFMIIFGAHAVAGGIASAITPAKITNAAMTIGCSGKEESEFMKKAILPVIIGTFLTGIILTIFIAFSVK, from the coding sequence ATGGATTTTTTACTTGCAATTAGTCCAATTGTACTTATTCTTTTAGGAATGACAATTTTTGCAAGATCGGGTTTTCTAATGTCAGTAGTAGCATGGATTTTCACGTTTTTCTTAGCACTTATTTTTTTTAAAACTCCATTCGACATTTGTTTAAACGCTACAATATTTGGCATCTTAAAATCTCTAAGCATTTCATTAGCGGTATTTTTTACTATGTTATTGATTTTCATAATGAAAATAACAAAGGCACTTGATTCAATTGCATACAGACTTAAGAGTACATGCAAAACAAAAGAAGAACAAATAATGTTCTTAGGGCTTGGTTTTGGCTCTCTTGCAACTTCTTTGGGCGTGGTAACCCCTGCTCTATTCCCACCGCTTCTCCTTGCCCTTGGATTTAGCCCGGTTACGTCTATAGCAATATCAGTTCTCTGTTACGATCCGCTAACATCATTTGCCCTTTTATCTATCCCGATAACAGTGCCTTCAGAAGTCGCATGGCAGGCATTCAAAATTCAACCTCAGGGCATAACAAATCTTGAAAACTTTATAAACTCATTTACATTAAACATATCAATATTTTTGCCATTTATTTCAGTAGGCTTTGCGTTTGTAATGCTATATTTTGTTGACGGAATAAAATCTATAAAAAAAGGATTTCTCAGCGCTCTCCTAAGTGGCTTGGTGCTTGGACTTAGCTGTTTGTTTTTTTCTATTACGAAGATATTTCCCGTTCAAATAATAGGAACGCTTTCAGGTTTCGTAACTATGATTTTCGTACTCATATATCAAAAAATTACAAACGCTCAAAAGGAAGCAGTCGAAGAAGAGAAAAAGCCAGAGATGTCACTTTTAAGAGCGGTATCCCCATGGATATTACTCTTTTCATTTGCGCTGATCACCAACCTTCCAGGCAACAGCAAGTTTTTATCAGATTTGCCTGGAAAATATGAAATAATACCCCTTTATAAAAATCAGCTGGTAGACCTTAACGTATTGTCATCTATATGGTTTTGGATAATGATAACAGCAATATTATCAGTCTTTTTGTTAAAACCCACCAAAGATCAGCTCTCTTCAACTATAAAATTATGGCTAAAGAGATCCTTTTCCCCTTTTGTAGCATATTCTATATGCTTTTCAATCGCAATGATAATGGCATGGTCAGCTATGTCAAATAATTCTGGAGTGTTAGTACCAGGTACTTACTACTCATCTTTTAATATGGATAGAATTATAGCCATCAAGATAGCAATGCTTTCAGGAGTAGTGTTCACTACGCTAATACCATATCTTGGACTAATAGGCTCGTTCATAGGAGGTTCAGAAACAGCTTCAAACGTATTCTTTGCAAAAATACTGTATGAATCTGTAAAGAGCGTCGGTTATGAAAATTATTTTATGATAATTTTTGGCGCACACGCGGTAGCAGGAGGAATTGCCTCAGCCATAACTCCGGCCAAGATTACTAACGCAGCTATGACAATAGGATGCAGCGGAAAAGAAGAATCAGAATTTATGAAAAAAGCCATATTGCCAGTTATAATTGGCACTTTTTTAACAGGAATAATTTTAACTATATTTATAGCTTTTAGTGTTAAATAA